In Aeromicrobium wangtongii, the DNA window CGGCGCTGGGGGATTCCTCGGCGAGGCACTCTTCTCCTGAGCTGGGGGTCGTCGATCCTCTATCGTGGCCGGATGGATCTTCCGGTCATGCCGCCCCTGAAGCCGATGCTCGCCAAGTCGGTCAAGGGCGTCCCGGCCGCGGACTCGGTGGCCGGCGGGCTGTCGTACGAGCCCAAGTGGGACGGCTTCCGCTGCATCGTGTTCCGCGACGGCGACGAGGTGTCGCTGGCGAGCCGGTCGACCAAGGAGCTGACCCGGTACTTCCCGGAGGTCGCCGACGCCATCCGGCGCGAGACGCCCGAGCGCTGCGTCCTGGACGGCGAGATCTTCCTGGCGATCGACGGTCGGCTCGACTTCGACGCCCTGTCGCAGCGCATCCACCCGGCTGCGTCGCGGGTCACGATGCTCGCCGAGCAGACGCCGGCGTCCTTCGTCGCCTTCGACCTGCTGGCCATCGGTGACGAGTCGCTCGTGGGGGAGCCGTTCGCGGTGAGACGTGACCGGCTCGAGCAGGCCCTGGCCGGTGCGAAGGCGCCGGTGCACGTGACCCGCACGACCACCGACGCGGCGATCGCCGAGCAGTGGTTCGGAATCTTCGAGGGCGCCGGTCTGGACGGGGTGGTGGCCAAGCCGCTGGCCAAGCCGTACGCCCAGAACGGCCGGACGATGCTGAAGATCAAGCATGCGCGGACGGCCGATGTGGTGGTCGCCGGCTATCGCCTGCACAAGACGTCCACCGAGGAACGCCCGCTGCTGGGCTCCCTGCTGCTGGGCCTGTACGCGGACGACGGGAAGCTGCAGCACGTGGGCGTCGCGGCGTCGTTCACCGAGGCGCGTCGCGCCGAGCTGGTCGAGCTGCTGCAGCCACTGGTCGTCGACAGCGCCGACCACCCGTGGGGCGAGTGGCGGGATCCGGACGCCCAGGCGTCGTCCCGGCTGCCCGGCGGTCAGAGCCGATGGACCGGCACCAAGGACCTGTCGTTCGTGACCCTCGAGCCCTCGCTGGTGGCCGAGGTGGCCTACGAGCACATGGAGGGAACCCGCTTCCGCCACACGGCCAGGTTCCTGCGCTGGCGCCCCGACCGGGAGCCGGAGAGCTGCACGTACGAGCAGCTCGAGGAGGTCGCCAAGTACGACCTCGCGGACGTCCTGACGTGAGGGCGGTCAGCGGCCGAGACGCTTGAGCCGTTCGACGAACGCCGCGTCCGGGTCCGACGCGGTGCCGTCCACCAGCTCCGCCTTCAGCTCGCGGGGCAGGGCGCCTGAGGTCTTCACCTCGGTGTGCAGGCGCTCCATCGTCGCGTCCAGCTCACCGGCCGTCACCGACGCCTCGCGCAGCCCGTCGAGCAGGGACTGCGGAACGGCCTCGGCGTACTTGTAGTAGATCTTGTGCTCGAGGCTGGCCCAGAAATCCATCGCGATGGTCCGCAGCTGCACCTCGACCAGCGCCGGGACCTCCCCGTCGCTGAGGAAGACCGGCACCTCGATGAGCGCGTGCAGGCTGCGGTAGCCATTCGGCTTGGGGCCGGTGATGTAGTCACGCACCTCGACGATGACGACGTCCGACTGGCTCGTGAGCATGTCGAACACGTGGTAGACGTCCGACACGAAGCTGCACGTCACGCGCACGCCGGCGATGTCGGTGATCTTCTCGCCGATGGACTCGAAGGTCGGGTCGCAGCCCTTGCGTCTCATCTTCTCGATGATGCTGTCGGGGTTCTTGAGCCGCGACGAGATGTTCTCGATCGGGTTGCTCTCGTGCAGGTGGGCGAACTCGTCGCGCAGGATCGTCAGCTTCGTGACGATCTCGTCCATGCCGAACTTGTAGCGCATCATGAAGCGGGTGAAGTCCTGCCGCAGCTGCTGCGCATCGTCGTCGGACAGATCGGGGCCGGGGCGGTCGAGAAGCCGGCCGAGGTCCAGACGTGCTGGTGTCGGATCCACGCAGCCACTGTAGACAGCGCCTCCTCACACGGGTACCGGGGTTGCGTCCCGGCGCGCGGTTGCAGGCATCGAGGCGTGGGCCGCCCCGGTTCGGGTACGTGATGGACACACCGACCGAGGAGAGACCATGTCGCAGACACCGTCCGATGACACCGAGCCCGATCAGGACGCCGAACCGCCCGTGGGAGCACCCGCGCCGGACCCGGGTGGAGAGCCGGTCGCCCCCGGCGACGCCTCAGGATCCGATCGCGTCGATCCCGCCGAGGCCGGCGAAGCATCCGACTAGCACCGCGCCCCACGTGAGGGCGGTGCCTCAGCCACGCATGCGCCGCAGCGGCGGTGGCTGAGCCACCCATCAGCGACGTGATCGGTGGCTCAGGCACCGCCCCACGCCGGGAAGCGGGCGGACCGAGGGCGGTCAAGCTGGGATCGGGACCACTTCTCTGACCAGGTCAGTCGTGCCCTCGGCATAGCTCAGGACGATCGAGGAGTCGCCGGTGTCGCGTACGGCGACGTCGAAGAACGACATGCCGTCCCCGCCACCCGAGCCGGCCGAGGCAATCTCGCCTGGCGTGCCGTCGGGCCACGTGATGGTCACGTGCTGCCTCAGGCGCCAGTCGATGGGTTCGCTCCCGACGTACCTCAGTGCCTCACCCTTGCCGACGAATGACAGCCAGACGAATCCCTCGGCCCGTCCCGCTGGGAGTCGCGTCAACCGGACGCCGTCGAGCTCGACCACATGCTGATCCGTCATCGCCACAGTGTGGCACCCATGGCGGGTGGGTAGGCGGTGGCTGAGCCACCCATCAGCGACGTGATCGGTGGCTGAGGCACCGCCCCACGGGCAGGTCAGTCCTTCTTCGCCTTGCTGGGCTGGACGCGCTTGGGCTCGCCGGGCATCTTCGGGTAGTCCGGCGGATACGGCATCTCGGTCGGGTCGGCGTGCCACAGCTCCAGCAACGGCTCGAGCGAGTGCGCGACGTCGTCGATCTCGGCCCAGGCGTCGCCGTCGCGGGCCAGCTTGTCCGGGACGGTGTGCAGCGTGAACGTGCGCGGATCCTCCAGGGCAGCCAGCTCGTCCCAGGTGACCGGCATCGAGACTGTCGCGCCGGGTGCGGGGCGCAGGCTGTAGGCCGAGGCGATGGTCCGGTCACGCGCGTTCTGGTTGTAGTCGACGAAGATGCGGTCGCCGCGCTCCTCCTTCCACCAGGAGGTCGTCACGCCATCGGCCCGCTTCTCGAGCTCGCGCGCGACACCGATCGCCGCATGTCGGACATCGGTGAACGTCCACTCCGGCGCGATGCGCACATAGACGTGGACGCCACGCTTGCCGCTGGTCTTGGCGAAGGCGCGGACGCCCAGCTCGGCGAACATCTCGCGGGCGACCCCCGCGACGCGTACCGCGTCGGCGAAGGTCGCCGACCCGAACGGGTCCAGGTCGATGCGCAGCTCGTCGGGATGCTCGTTGTCGTCGCGGCGCGTCGGCCAGGGGTGGAAGGTGATGGCGCCCATGTGGGCGGCCCAGGCGGCGACGGCAATCTCGGTGACGCACAGCTCGTCAGCGGGACGGCCGGACGGGAACAGCACGGCGGCGGTCTCGGCGTAGTCGGGCGCGCCCTTCATCATCCGCTTCTGGTAGAACGCATCGCCGTGCGAGTCGGCGCGCGTCGACATCACCATGCCCTCCCGGACGCCCTTAGGCCAGCGCTCCAGCGTCACTGGCCGGTCGCGCAGGGCACGCATGAGTCCGTCGGCCACGGCGACGTAGTACTCGGCGATCATCACCTTGGTGACTTCGTCAGAGAAGTCGGTGGCCTCGTAGATGACACGCGTCGGGCTGGAGACCCGCACGGATCGTCCGCCTGCCTCGATCTGGACCGCATCGCTCGCCATGGCACGACTCTAGGGCGCCGTGGGGGGTGGCGTGAGTTTTCGCACGGGTCGCCCACGGGGGTTGTGGGTACCCGAGGGGCCTACGAAGGAGTTGAAGTGAAGGTACTGATTGTCCTGACCTCGCACGACAAGCTCGGCGACACCGGCGAGAAGACGGGCTTCTGGCTCGAGGAGCTCGCGGCGCCGTACTACGAGTTCAAGAAGGCCGGGATCGAGCTGACGCTCGCCTCGCCCGCCGGCGGCCAGCCGCCGCTCGACCCCAAGAGCAACGAGCCCGATGCGCAGACCGACGACACGCGCCGGTTCCAGCAGGACGCCGAGGCGACGGCAGCGCTGGCGTCGACCGTGCGCCTGGACAGCGTCGACCCCGCGTCGTTCGACGCGGTCTTCTACGCAGGCGGCCACGGACCCCTGTGGGACCTCGCCGCTGACGCGTCCTCGAAGGCACTGATCGAGGGCACCCTCGCCGCCGACAAGCCCGTGGCGCTGGTCTGCCACGCTCCCGGCGTCCTGCGCGACGTCACCGCCCCGTCCGGCGCGCCGCTCGTCGAGGGCAAGGACGTCACCGGGTTCACCAACACGGAGGAGGAGGGCGTCGGCCTGACCGACGTCGTGCCGTTCCTCGTCGAGGACATGCTCAAGGAGAAGGGCGGCCGCTACTCCAAGGGTGACGACTGGGGTCCGCACGTCGTGCGCGACGGGCTGCTCATCACCGGGCAGAACCCGGCGTCCTCCGCACCGGCGGCGGCCGCGCTGGTCGAGCTGCTGCAGAGCACCACGCAGAGCTAGCCGCCGCGCATCGAGCACCATCGTGGCCCGGTTGTGGACGGCCGGGCCACGGTGTCCGTGCTCCTTGCAAGGATGCGTGCATGGGAAGCAGCAGCAGGCAGCGCCGGGACGCCCGGCGACGCGCGACAGGGCCGCGCTCGGCGACGGGCGATGTCGGAGCCCTGATCGATGTCGCCCGCCGCTTCGCGGTCGATGCACCAGGAGCCCTCGGACCCCGTGTCAGTCAGCTCAACGAGCTGTCGGCCGCGGCTCCCGGCGGTGAGGCCGATCCGGTGAAGCTGGTCATCGGCGACGTGCTCGCCGGCATCACCCGAGCATGGGAGCAGGGCTGGCAGCCGCTCGACCTGGTCCATGCCGTCCATCGGCGGGCCTCCAAGGCGGCCGCCCGGTGGATCACCGGCGCGGTCCTGGTCGAGGCGCAGCACTCCGGCGCCCGCGACCGCGCACCGCAGGCGTGGGTCGAGCAGCTCGACGCCCTGGCCTCCCGTGGTCGCGCCGACGACGAGCTGCTGCCACGGGGCGGCCGGGCCTCGGTCGCGCAATGGACGGTCGCGCTGGTGGTCCTCGACTTCATGCGCAGGCTGCCTCCGTCCCAGCTCCTGATGCCACCGCCGTCCCGGTGGGGGCACGGTGACGGCGCCGCGCAGCCCAGGCGAGCCGATCCGAGCAGCGTCCCGCTGACCCAGCAGCGGGCCAAGACGCTGACCAAGATCCGCGCCCTGCTCGCCAAGGCCGAGTCGACCGACTTCGTCGCCGAGGCCGATGCGCTGACGGCCAAGGCGCAGGACCTCATGACGCGGCACGCGATCGACGAGGCGCTGCTGGCCGACGAGGCCGGGCAGTCCGTGGACGTGGGCAGCATCCGGGTGCTGATCCACCACCCGTACGCGGTCGAGAAGGCCACCCTGCTGGACGTCATCGGCCGCGCCAACCGCTGCCGTGCCGTCTGGAGCGACTACGCCTCGTACGCGATGCTCGTCGGAGTGCCGACCGACCTGGCCCAGGTCGAGATGTTGTTCACATCGACCCTCGTGCAGGCGACCCGGGCCATGACGCAGGCGGGGGAGGAGTCGCACGGCCTCGACCGCTCCACGTCCTTTCGCAAGGCCTTCCTGGTGGCCTACGCCCACCGCATCGGCCAGCGGCTCGCCGAGTCCTCGCACGAGGCGGCGGCAACGTACGGCACCGATCTGGTCCCGGTGTTCCAGCGGCAGGAGGCCGCCATCGCCGGCGAGTTCGACCGGCTGTTCCCGCAGGTCACCTCCGGCGGTCGCCGCTCGAGCTTCGACGCGCGCGGCTGGCACGCCGGCACCGCCGCAGCCGACGCGGCGGTGCTTCCCGCGGGAGCGGTCGAGTCCTGAGACCGGTGACTAAGGCTGTCCTTCGTTGAACGGCCGGAATCATTAACGGCACACTGGTGTTGTGAAATACATGCAGGCGGTGGAGAAGGTGTCGGTCGACGACGCCCCCACACGTACGCGTGTCACCCAGAGCATCTTGGAGAACGGCCCCTCGACGGCCGCCGATCTGGCCGAGCGCCTGCAGTTGACCCCGGCGGCGGTCCGCCGCCACCTCGACCACCTGCTGGCCGAGGGCATCCTGGAGACCCGCGACCAGCGGATCGTCGGGCAGCGCGGCCGCGGCCGTCCGGCCAAGGTCTTCGCGATCACCGACGCGGGCCGTTCCACGTTCGAGAACGCCTACGACGAGCTGGCAGTCGACGCGCTGCGCTTCCTGGCCCAGACCGGCGGTGACGACGCCGTCATGGCGTTCGCACGTCACCGGTTGAGCGGCCTCGAGGAGCGGTACCGCCCCATGCTCGCGATGGTCGAGCCCGCCGAGCGTCCTCGCGCCCTCGCGCAGGTGCTCAGCGCGGACGGCTTCGCAGCCTCCACCAGCTCCACCCCGGCCGGCACCCAGATGTGCCAGCACCACTGCCCGGTCGCCCACGTGGCCGAGGAGTTCCCCCAGATGTGCGAGGCCGAGTCGGAGATGTTCGCCCGGCTCCTCGGCACGCACGTGCAGCGGCTCGCCACCATCGCCCACGGCGACGGTGTGTGCACGACCCACCTGCCGCACGCCCCCGAATCACACTCCACCAAGACTGTCCCCACCGCAGAGAGGCTGCCCTCATGACGACCGCGTCAGAGACCAACGCACCCAATGCCATCATCGACGCCAACCCAGGCCTCAAGGATGTCGGCCGCTACGAGTTCGGCTGGGCCGACACCGACGTCGCCGGAGCAAACGTCCAGCGTGGTCTGAGCGAGGATGTCGTCCGCAACATCTCGGCGCTCAAGAGCGAGCCCGAGTGGATGCTCGACCTGCGTCTGAAGGGCCTGAAGCTGTTCGGTCGCAAGCCCATGCCGACCTGGGGCTCCGACCTCAGCGGCATCGACTTCGACAACATCAAGTACTTCGTGCGGTCCACCGAGAAGCAGGCCGCCACATGGGACGACCTGCCCGAGGACATCAAGAACACGTACGACCGCCTCGGCATCCCCGAGGCCGAGAAGCAGCGTCTGGTCTCCGGCGTCGCGGCCCAGTACGAGTCCGAGGTCGTCTACCACTCGATCCGTGAGGACCTCGAGGCCCAGGGCGTGCTGTTCCTGGACACCGACACGGCCCTCAAGGAGCACCCGGAGCTGTTCCGCGAGTACTTCGCCACGATCATCCCGGTCGGCGACAACAAGTTCTCCGCGCTGAACTCCGCGGTCTGGTCCGGCGGCTCGTTCATCTACGTGCCCAAGGGCGTCCACGTCGACATCCCGCTGCAGGCCTACTTCCGGATCAACACCGAGAACATGGGCCAGTTCGAGCGCACGCTCATCATCGCGGACGAGGACTCGTACGTGCACTACGTCGAGGGGTGCACCGCGCCGATCTACTCCTCGGACTCGCTGCACTCGGCCGTCGTGGAGATCATCGTCAAGAAGGGCGCCCGCGTCCGCTACACGACGATCCAGAACTGGTCGAACAACGTCTACAACCTGGTGACCAAGCGCGCCGTCTGCGAAGAGGGCGCCACGATGGAGTGGGTCGACGGCAACATCGGCTCCAAGGTCACCATGAAGTACCCCGCCGTCTACCTCATGGGCGAGCACGCCAAGGGCGAGACGCTGTCGATCGCCTTCGCCGGCGAGGGACAGCACCAGGACGCCGGCGCCAAGATGGTGCACGCCGCCCCGAACACGTCCAGCTCGATCCTGAGCAAGTCCGTGGCACGCGGCGGTGGACGCACGTCCTACCGCGGCCTGCTGCAGGTGCTCGAGGGCGCCGAGGGCTCGGCCAGCACCGTCAAGTGCGATGCACTGCTGGTCGACCAGATCAGCCGCTCCGACACCTACCCGTACGTCGACGTCCGCGAGGACGACGTGACCCTGGGCCATGAGGCCACCGTCTCCAAGCTCAGCGACGACCAGCTCTTCTACTTCATGTCACGCGGCATGGAGGAGGACGAGGCCATGGCGATGATCGTCCGTGGATTCGTCGAGCCGATCGCGCGCGAGCTGCCCATGGAGTACGCCCTCGAGCTGAACCGCCTCATCGAGCTGCAAATGGAAGGAGCTGTCGGTTGACCGCCAGCACACAGACAGTCGCCGAAGCACTGGAGCTGTCTCCCGTCGAGTCCCACCTGCACCCGGAGGGGTCGTTCGACCTCGCCGACCACGAGGTGCCGACCGGTCGCGAGGAGATCTGGCGGTTCACCCCGCTGGCCCGCCTCCGTGACCTGCACAAGGACGCACCGCTCGACGGCACCGGCGTCACGGTCGAGGTCGACGCCGCCCCCGGCGTGACCGCCGTGTCCGTCCCGGCCTCGGAATCCGTGCGCGGCCTCTCGGGATACGTCCCGGTCGACCGCGTGTCGGCTCGTGCCTGGCAGGCGGCCCAGTCGGTCTTCGAGGTCACGATTCCGGCCGACGCCGAGATCGAGGAGCCCACGACGCTGCGGCTGAACGGTGGTGGCGTCGAGAACGCCGCCGCCGGCCACCTGCTGGTGCGCGCCGGACGCTTCAGCCGGGCCGTCGTCATCGTCGACTACAGCGGCTCGGCCACCTGGGCCGAGAACATCGAGATCGTCCTCGAGGACGGCGCCCAGCTGACCTTCGTGACGGTCCAGGACTGGAACGACGACAGCGTGCACGTCGTGACGCAGCACGCGCGGGTGGGTCGCGACGCGACGTTCAAGCACGTCGCGGTCTCGCTGGGCGGCGACGTCCTGCGGGCCAGCACCTCCGCGGACTACATCGGCACCGGCGGCAGCGTCGAGATGCTCGGCGTGTACTTCGCCGACGCCGGCCAGCACATGGAGCACCGCCTGTTCGCCGACCACACGGCGCCCCGCACCAAGAGCGATGTCCTCTACAAGGGCGCGCTGCAGGGCAAGGACGCCCACACGGTCTGGATCGGCAACGTCCTGATCCGCAAGGAGGCCGAGGGCATCGAGACGTTCGAGCAGAACGACAACCTCGTGCTGACCGACGGCGCCAAGGCGGATTCGGTGCCGAACCTGGAGATCGAGACCGGTGACATCGAGGGCGCCGGACACGCGTCCACGACCGGCCGCTTCGACGACCAGCACCTGTTCTACCTGCAGAGCCGCGGCATCCCCGCCGACGAGGCCCGCCGCCTGGTCGTGCACGGCTTCTTCAACGACATCATCCGCCGCATCGGCGTGCCTGCCCTCCAGGAGCGACTGACCGCTTCGATCGAGGACGAGCTCGCCGAGCACGTCGGACGGCTCGAGCTGTGAGCTTCACCGAGGCCGCACAGCTCGCGGACGTGCCCGACGGGGGAGTCCTGAGCGTCAAGGTCGACGGTCAGGAGATCGCCCTGGTGCGCGACGGCGACGATGTCTACGCCATTCGCGACGAGTGCTCGCACGCGTCCATCCCGCTGTCCGAGGGTGAGGTGGAGGGATGCGAGATCGAGTGCTGGCTGCACGGATCGCGCTTCGACGTCCGCACGGGCAAGCCGCTGAACCTGCCGGCCACCGAGCCGGTTCCGACCTATTCCACCCAGATCGAGGGAGAGACCGTGATGGTCGATCTCTCCACCCCCAGGAGCTGAACAATGGCAACACTCGAGATCAAGGACCTGCACGTCTCGGTCGACACCGAGGAGGGCGCCAAGGAGATCCTCAAGGGCGTCGACCTGACCGTCAAGAGCGGTGAGGTCCACGCCATCATGGGCCCCAACGGCTCGGGCAAGTCGACCCTCGCCTACTCGATCGCCGGTCACCCCAAGTACCAGGTCACCGGCGGAAGCGTCACGCTCGACGGCGTCGACATCCTCTCGATGACGGTCGACCAGCGCGCCCGCGCCGGACTGTTCCTCGCGATGCAGTACCCCGTCGAGGTGCCCGGCGTCTCGGTCGCCAACTTCCTGCGCACCGCCAAGACGGCCATCGACGGCGAGGCCCCCAAGCTCCGCACCTGGGTCAAGGACGTCAACGAGGCGCTCGAGCGGGTCACCCTCGACAAGGAGTTCGCGCAGCGCAGCGTCAACGAGGGATTCTCCGGTGGTGAGAAGAAGCGCCACGAGATCGCCCAGCTGGAGCTGCTCAACCCGAAGTTCGCCGTCCTGGACGAGACCGACTCGGGCCTGGACATCGACGCCCTGCGCGTCGTCTCCGAAGGCGTCAACCGCTACAGCGCCCAGGGTGACCGCGGCGTCCTGCTCATCACGCACTACACGCGCATCCTGCGCTACATCAAGCCCGACTTCGTGCACGTCTTCGTCGCCGGCCGGGTCGCCGACCAGGGTGGAGCGGAGCTGGCCGACGAGCTCGAGGCCAATGGCTACGACAAGTACGTGAAGGCTGCCGCGCTGTGACCATCGTCGAGGGCACCAGCACGTTCGACGTCGCCAGGATCAGGGAGGACTTCCCGATCCTGGGCCGTCGCCTGTCCGGAGACCTTCCGCTGGTGTACCTCGACAGTGCCAACACCTCGCAGAAGCCGCGGCAGGTCATCGACGCGATCGATGACCACTACCGCAGCCACAACGCCAATGTGGCGCGGGCGATGCACCAGCTCGGTGCCGAGGCGAGCGAGGCCTTCGAGCTCGGCCGCGACAAGGTCGCTGCTTTCATCGGCGCGCCGAGCCGCGACGAGGTCATCTTCACCAAGAACGCGTCCGAGGCGCTGAACCTCGTGGCCCGCGTGCTCGGTGAGGCGTCCTTCGAGGGGCAGGGACGTGTCGGTGCAGGCGACGAGATCGTCATCACCGAGATGGAGCACCACTCCAACATCGTCCCGTGGCAGCAGCTGGCCCAGCGGACCGGCGCGACCCTGCGCTGGTTCGGCGTGACCGACGAGGGCCGGCTCGACCTGGACGACATCGACACGCTCATCACCGAGCGCACCAAGATCGTGTCGCTGACCTGGGTGTCGAACATGCTGGGCACGATCAACCCGCTGGACGTCGTGATCGCCAAGGCGCACTCGGTCGGTGCCCTGGTCGTCGTCGACGCCTCGCAGGCCGTCCCGCAGATCCCCGTCGACGTCGCGGCGCTCGGTGCGGACTTCGTCGCGTTCACCGGGCACAAGCTCGTCGGGCCGACCGGCATCGGCGTGCTGTGGGGACGTTACGACCTGCTGGCCGAGCTGCCCCCGTTCCTGGGCGGCGGCGAGATGATCGAGACCGTCACGATGCAGGGCTCGACGTACGCCCCGCCGCCGGCGCGGTTCGAGGCCGGGACGCCGCCCATCGCCCAGTCCGTCGGGCTCGGCGCGGCGGTGGACTACCTCAGCGCCATCGGCATGGAGAACGTCGCGGCGCACGAGCAGCGGATCACCGCCTATGCGCTGGGCGCCATGCAGGAGATCGACGGCCTGACGGTCGTCGGTCCCAAGGAGGCCGTCATGCGCGGGGGAGCGATCAGCTTCACCCTCGACGGCGTCCACCCGCACGACGTCTCCCAGCTGCTCGACTCGCGTGGCGTCGCGGTCCGCGCGGGGCACCACTGCGCCAAGCCGGCTCACCTGCGCTTCGGCGTGCAGTCGACGACGCGTGCGTCGTTCTACCTGTACACGACCGAGCAGGAAATTGATGCGCTGGTCGAGGCGTTGCACCACACCAAGAAGTACTTCGGAGCCTGAGGGGAACTGTGAACGTCGACTCGCTGTACCAGGAGATCATCCTGGACCACTACAAGCACCCGCACGGTGCGGGCCTGCGCGAGCCCTTCGAGGCCGAGGTGCACCACGTCAACCCCACCTGCGGTGACGAGATCACGCTGCGGGTGCACCTGGATGGCGAGACCGTCAGCGATGTCTCGTACGACGCGCAGGGCTGCTCGATCAGCCAGGCGTCCGTGTCGGTGCTCAACGACCTGATCATCGGCAAGAGCGTCACCCAGGGCATGTCGGTGCTCGACACCTTCACCGAGCTCATGCAGGGCAAGGGCAAGGTCGAGCCCGACGAGGACGTCCTCGAGGACGGCATCGCCTTCGCCGGCGTCGCCCAGTTCCCGGCACGCGTCAAGTGCGCGCTGCTGGGCTGGATGGCCTGGAAGGACGCCGTGTCGCAAGCACTTGTCACCACCTCCACTTCTTCAACCACGGGAGATCCCGCATGACCACCGACCACAGCGACCTGCC includes these proteins:
- a CDS encoding cysteine desulfurase, with product MTIVEGTSTFDVARIREDFPILGRRLSGDLPLVYLDSANTSQKPRQVIDAIDDHYRSHNANVARAMHQLGAEASEAFELGRDKVAAFIGAPSRDEVIFTKNASEALNLVARVLGEASFEGQGRVGAGDEIVITEMEHHSNIVPWQQLAQRTGATLRWFGVTDEGRLDLDDIDTLITERTKIVSLTWVSNMLGTINPLDVVIAKAHSVGALVVVDASQAVPQIPVDVAALGADFVAFTGHKLVGPTGIGVLWGRYDLLAELPPFLGGGEMIETVTMQGSTYAPPPARFEAGTPPIAQSVGLGAAVDYLSAIGMENVAAHEQRITAYALGAMQEIDGLTVVGPKEAVMRGGAISFTLDGVHPHDVSQLLDSRGVAVRAGHHCAKPAHLRFGVQSTTRASFYLYTTEQEIDALVEALHHTKKYFGA
- the sufU gene encoding Fe-S cluster assembly sulfur transfer protein SufU codes for the protein MNVDSLYQEIILDHYKHPHGAGLREPFEAEVHHVNPTCGDEITLRVHLDGETVSDVSYDAQGCSISQASVSVLNDLIIGKSVTQGMSVLDTFTELMQGKGKVEPDEDVLEDGIAFAGVAQFPARVKCALLGWMAWKDAVSQALVTTSTSSTTGDPA